The window GTCGTTTTCGTCCACAAAAGCAAGACCTTTCTCCTTTCGTCGCTTTGCATCGACTATGTGGTTCACGGACATCTGTGCAAGGTGTTAGTTGACGCGAGCCTCAAGATGCATGAAGATTGCCATACAATTCGCCAGTCCCGGAACATCTGGCTCCGGGGATCGAGACGCTCCAAGAGTGAGGTGGGGACAAGCCTCACAATTCTATCCTCATATAAGCCTCGAATTTAGACAGTGAAGGTGTAGGTGTTCTTTTCTTACTTGATGAGCGCAGGGAAATTCATGAATATCGGCATTGACCTGATGAGCGTATGGAACAGGTTGTACCTAATACTTGCAGTTAGAAAATGTGTAGATGAGCCGGAAAGCCCGTGAAGGAACGAACCAGTCGGGATTAAAGTCTGGATGGCGCAGGAACGACATAGTAGGATTCGCGATGCAGACAACATTGACTACATCGCCtgccatggcggcgaagacgtgGTCAAGCCTGACTACTTTACCAGTGCCTTTCAACTCCGTGAGACGCTGTATCATGGTGACCGTCAGCTCGTGAAGCCGAGACTCCAGACGAGCAACCCCGTTCTTGGAGAAGAAAGGCTCCATAGGCTTCCGACGAAGCCTGTGATGGTCATGATCGACGGTCATGCCGTGGGAACCTAAGCCGTTTCAATTAGCTGCAGAAAGGGCCTTTGAGAATCCTTGATGAGAGCTCACCATTGAAGTCCATACCATCCCCAAATTGGGCATAGGCATTGGTTCGTCTTACGGCACCGCCCACATACAGAGTGTTGTAGTACGTCGGGTCGTTGATGGAAATTTCTTCCGGGTTCACTCGAATGATAGGACCTGTCACCAATGCATTAATTAACATGCAAGCTTCTTCAAAGCAGTGGAATGGAAATTTTACCATATTTTCTGTGCAACCTTTCTATCTCATAGAGGTAAGCCCCTTTGCCCAGGTAGTCCCAGGCTATCTCATAGAGATGTGTAGCAGCGGCAATTTTGGGCCCGGGAAACCGGGCCAGGGGATGGAAGTATAGGCGATAGACGGTTACAGCAAGAACGTAGACAGCCCAAAGCCCCAAAAGTAAAGAAAGCCACAGAGCCGGGCCTGAGAAGTGTTCTGAAAAGGTGATCAGGTTATCTTGCATGAATGCCATCGTTTGTTCTTCCTCCAGGGTAATCTGGTTTGAGGCACAAAACTAACAAGTGATGaattcttttttttcctttttggCTGAACGGGGTTTGGTCGATTCGATAAGTTGAAGTTGTCGACAATCCTCGATAACTACATAGACTTCGTGTATATTCGCCCATTGAACTTTCTGTATTTGTCCAAAGTACAAGACTGAAACCTGCCTCATCTGACTCGTGGACAGGGCGGAAATCGAGCCCCGACCCACGGGAACAAACTGTTCACGTCTGCGATTCAGCCTCTCAGATGCAAGGCGTGGTCATATAGAAAGTTAGATGTATGAAATGGGGAGGTCAGTGGAGGTGACTTTTGGAATAACTAGTACAGGGTTAAAGAGGTAGGTTCTGTGCCCCCTAACGCATTAACCACCTCTACAACCTTAGACTTGTGGAATTACAGTACACCTTCCATCCTTTTCTCTTGCTAATAGACCAGAAGTACGTCAAATGTTGGCCAAACCTAAATTAGtagggggggtggatggaAAGTACATGAGCAAGGGTATATAAATTCGGCCGGATGCCATTGTACATTCACCCCTCAGTCTAAGTCCGGTATTTCCAGCAAGAATGAGCCGGCGGAATGGGAGGCTGCGGGATATCGGACACCAGGGGGCCGCGCGATTCATTCCTCTCGAAGCTCAACTTTATTCTGAGACCAATGTAGCTATTCTGGTGGAAAAAGGCGGAAACCCGTGCAAATTACTGGATTTCCAATCATTTTGAGACCACAGCCCCGTTGCATGTGCTCCGTTATCCTCGCCAAGATGGAAACATCAAGACACATCCTACGATGAAAATTGACTCGGCTACTAGGCAGTTTCTATGAACTGACACCGTGTTCTTCAACTTCTAAATTAACACGAACTTTCAACATAACTGATGAGGCGGTGTCCCGGAATTGTGGTACTGTTAAAATGCCATTCGCTATCTATTGCCCCGAGTCAGAATGAAAGACAAGCCATACCAACATATCCTTGTCCGTTCCCTTTCTTGTAAGGCCAATTTCCAATGCTGTGATTCGAAATCTATCAGAAGCTATCCCATTCTCGTAAGATTCTGTGTTTACGCTAAGGGTGCCGgaaagacgaggaggagtacTTCATTTGCCCGCGCGCTCATTGAAGACCATCATCAAGTCTGGCTTGTCCCAAATAAACCAAGTTTTCTGCTGGTTCCACTGCTGAGAAGATGGATGTAATTCCAAATCAAAGTTCCATAGCAAGTGTGCCAAGATAAGCCGCATCTCAGCCCAAGCCAGGCTGGGAACGAAACTGTTGGTCAGTGTTTTCGACACATGGGGGGGACGGACTCACTTTCGACCTAGACAGTTCCTTGCACCATGAGAAAAAGGTTGAAATGCAGTCGGGTTGTCGTCTTGGAACCTTTCTTCGTCTAACCATCGCTGAGGTGCAAATTCAAGAGCGTCTTTGAAGTTTACTTTGGCCGTGTTTGTAGCATACTGGTTGATAGCAACAATTGTGTTTCCAGGAACGAAATGCCCATTGACTAGATAAATTTCAGCTCTGAGTCGTGTTCAGTCGAATGGCTTGAAGCTCACCCATACACCCAGAAGGTGGTGTGACACGAGGCGTAGCCCCTGCGACGGGCGGGTATACCCGAAGGGACTCGTTGAGCACAGCTTGGAGAAACGGCAGCCTGCCTAGCTTTTTGCTATCCATCTCGTTTGATGAGGCGACTTCTTCCCGAATAGTCGTTGTGAGCCTCCGCAAGAGGTCTGGGTTCTTGGACAGGTAGAATAGACAACCGGCAAGAAgtgacgccgtcgtctcTGATCcgacatcgaggaggagggccacGTTCGCGGTGATCTCGGCCGGCGTCAGTGCCTTTGCAGTGTCGTTGGCCTCCAAGATATACGACATGAAATCAGGCCTTTCGTAGTTCCCAGTCGCCATGCGCATCCGTGCCTTGTCGACGGCAGCTTCAAACGCCAGACGTCGTGAGCGCCCAAATGCCCACATTAGCAGACGCATCATTTGAAACCTGTACGGCATGAAGCGCAGCATCTCTACGACCGCAATGCCCTCTTTGATACCTTCAAATATCAGATGGGCTTGTGGGCTCCAGTCGTCGCAATCAAGTGCACCCGAGctgacgccgagggcaaggtcCGAGATGATGTCGTACGTGCAATGGTGAAGCCAGCGCACAGCATCAGTGGGTGTTCCACGAAGCTGGCGGATTCTTCGCACCAAATGATGGATATGATGCATTAGCACGGTCTCCTGGGCATATAAAGCCTTTTCCGAGAAAGCATGCGACAAAACTCCACGGATACGGGAATGGTCTGCGTTCGAAGAGGCCCCTAGGTTTTTCTCTCCGTTCGGAGCGATGGCTCCCATGTAGAAGAACGGCTCTTTGTCTAAGCGCGCCCCAGGACGCTTCTTGGACTTTAATCCGTAGATGTCATCCCACGATGTGCCGTTGATGAAACTTACTACCTGATGGTCAATGGATAGTGACTCGAAAATCCTGAAAACGACTCACATTCGTCGGGGGCAAGTCGAACAACATCGCCGTATTTTTCGTGCAGCTCTTTGGTGATCAATTCGAGGTTCCCGGTGCTGCGATGATAAGAATAATACAGACGAGAGGATCTCGCCAAGAGAGGGCCGGGGAACTTTCTCAGGGGATGCAAAAAGACATTGTACAACACTTTGACGATAAAACTTCCAAATATCTAAAATCAAAAGATTAGCAAGCTTGTACCACGACCTATGGGAATTGTGTGCTTCTTACGCCCACACAAAACAGAAACACGACGCCAATATAGAACCGGAGAGCCAAGTAGTCGCTACTATTGATCTGGTATGAGGCCATATTGCTGTAAATTATTGACGGTTTGGAAGAGCGCAGTAGGATCGACAATAGCTCGAGAGCTCGATCAAGTGAAGAAGAATCGCAGGTCTTCTCTCACACCAGTGTTCATCGCTTTCATACCCTGACTAATACCAGTGATCTGAGACCCAGCCCTCCCAGTTCGTATGCAAGCATGTCACGGATGATTTCTGACACGCCAAATACGTACACTCTTGTCTGATCAGGATAAGATCTAGCTTGTTCATGGATCGGCGAGTTGATATGTCATGTAAGTTACACCAGggtggggtggggggtgtGCGGTTCAATGTTGGAGATAGCGTATTCGTCTTTGCCTTGCGGCATCCTAGAAACCTGTGGGATATCTTGATGACCAGACTTAGAAATCTGAAGAGTGTCGGAAAGGCTAGGGGGCGCTTTCTGGTACGTATTCTGCCGGAACCGGCAGAATTTGAACCGAAGAGAAGCAATCTGGAAAGCGGTACTTTAGCATCCTGGCAACTCGGACAATGTATCCGGTCTGCCCCACGAATACTTGGTCGGTGTAGATTCTTTGCCGCTTGCCTTCCTCTTCATTAATCTATCAAGTGGCGATATGTCTAAGCATTCTCACGTCAACCCCGTGATCTCACTGTCTGCCAAGAGGTACACGCGTAAGTCAACATCCATCTTCGATTACTGAAGCTTTTCAATAGTCCAATTTCTACCTGTTACAGGTATAAATTGTACTTGGACAGGATATTTTAACATCCTAAACGTATTTGTCAGCCACTGGCAGCATCATGGGACACCTGGAGCGCAAAGGAAAAATGGGTATGCTGCACTTGGCGCGTGAGCATCGTGGTTAGCCCTGAATTACCCAGTGAGATACGGATGGTCACCGACATGAATCAAGTCATACGGGGGATTTCGGTGCGATTACTGGTTTAGGAAGGAGACAGCGTCGGACGGCTGGCGATGTAGCCCATGATGCGGCTCAATGGAAGGCCGAAACTCCGAGACTCGAGGAAAGAGACTGACACTAGACATGGGAGGTTCTTGATTGTTTTTCGAAATGCTCACTAGAGATGACTGATACACAATTAATTCTTACAGACTGGACCGACCTGCGGGCTGTGCCAAGTAGATGACCTTGATAGTTGTCAAAAATATAGATACCATAAAATGCCGTGACCGCTCTTCATGTCGAACCAATCTCTGACTGTACCATTTACACTGCAATCCATCTATTTTCAAGCAAACTGTCACCCTGCGTGGTTTTTTAATTCATATTTTTCAAGTCCACAATGTTCTCTTACTCGACGGTGGTTGACCCTGTCACTTATGAGACTGAAGGTCTTTGTGACGGCATCGAGGTCCGCATAAGCTCGTTCACTGATCTGGAGGACCGTGGTGCAATTCGTGCCCATCAAGACTGGAACAAATACGTCGAACCATGTCGCGAATACCGCGGTACTCTTGGGCCAAAGTACAGTTTCATGTCTTTGACTGTACCCGAGTGTCTCCCCGACAGGCTTGAGGTCATATCGTATGCCAATGAGTTCGCTTTCCTACATGACGGTTAGTGTGATGCTCCTACCTGTTCCGACGCACAGCTAATCAAGAGAAAAGATGTTACGGACCAGGTTGATTTTGAAAGGGTAAGTTCTACACTTCTCAGTCTCCCTTTGACCAAATTTAAATTCAACATTTTGCGGACAGGGCGAGGTTGAGAACAATGAGATGATGAATGCgttcctcgaggccgcccatACCGGCTCCATTGATTCTTCGGCCTCAGGAGCAGCACAGgcgggaaagaaaaggatCCAGTCGCAGTTGTTTCTTGAGATGC is drawn from Colletotrichum destructivum chromosome 6, complete sequence and contains these coding sequences:
- a CDS encoding Putative cytochrome P450 translates to MAFMQDNLITFSEHFSGPALWLSLLLGLWAVYVLAVTVYRLYFHPLARFPGPKIAAATHLYEIAWDYLGKGAYLYEIERLHRKYGPIIRVNPEEISINDPTYYNTLYVGGAVRRTNAYAQFGDGMDFNGSHGMTVDHDHHRLRRKPMEPFFSKNGVARLESRLHELTVTMIQRLTELKGTGKVVRLDHVFAAMAGDVVNVVCIANPTMSFLRHPDFNPDWYNLFHTLIRSMPIFMNFPALIKIVRLVPTSLLERLDPRSQMFRDWRIMSVNHIVDAKRRKEKGLAFVDENDKMKCETLFDHIVNSDLPESEKSVERLASEAQVVMGAGTVTTARTMDYLAVHILLNDHIHNRLREELKGPMKDFPEVIPSLAELERLPFLQACIKEALRLSPGLTHRLPRVSPDVDLVYKDWVIPRGTPVGMSAWYMHTDPTAYDDPMEYRPERWLGNVTPEMIRNYVPFTKGSRRCLGVELSYAEITLVFAALFCPQGPKLSLFKTSAVDADPACHFLLPLPRLESKGIRVKVEG
- a CDS encoding Putative cytochrome P450, whose translation is MASYQINSSDYLALRFYIGVVFLFCVGIFGSFIVKVLYNVFLHPLRKFPGPLLARSSRLYYSYHRSTGNLELITKELHEKYGDVVRLAPDELSFINGTSWDDIYGLKSKKRPGARLDKEPFFYMGAIAPNGEKNLGASSNADHSRIRGVLSHAFSEKALYAQETVLMHHIHHLVRRIRQLRGTPTDAVRWLHHCTYDIISDLALGVSSGALDCDDWSPQAHLIFEGIKEGIAVVEMLRFMPYRFQMMRLLMWAFGRSRRLAFEAAVDKARMRMATGNYERPDFMSYILEANDTAKALTPAEITANVALLLDVGSETTASLLAGCLFYLSKNPDLLRRLTTTIREEVASSNEMDSKKLGRLPFLQAVLNESLRVYPPVAGATPRVTPPSGCMVNGHFVPGNTIVAINQYATNTAKVNFKDALEFAPQRWLDEERFQDDNPTAFQPFSHGARNCLGRNLAWAEMRLILAHLLWNFDLELHPSSQQWNQQKTWFIWDKPDLMMVFNERAGK